The sequence below is a genomic window from Sulfolobales archaeon.
CCGGTATAGAGCCGGTTAAGGACTGTATAGACACAGCTGGTCGATTCTTAGTAAGCGAGTTGAGCAATGTATGGAGAAAGCCTACTCTCCTGGACATCAAGTTGAATGTACTAAACGAGCTGAATAAGATCCGCGCTGCATACAATCTACCTCCCGTGCAATTATTGAACTTGTCTATAGCGCAGTACCGGGCCGATGACATGGTTAGAAATGCTTATTACGGTCACTGTGATTTGAATAGAGTTCCGACTACCTACTATTATACATTATTGGGAGGGGCTTATGCTATGGAGGAGAACATTGGCTATGTTGGTAAGTGCCTTTTTCCTCCTCTAAGGCCAGCTGACATATATGCTAGCGATGCTATGAATTATGCTTTAGATATCCTGAATGAAATGGTGTATAATGACGCATCAAGCTTCTGGGGTCACAGGGATTCTCTCCTTGATCCCACCAATAATTACGTCGATATAGGGGTGGCTTGGGGTAAGGGGATCTTTATAATTGTTCTGCAGATGAACAAAGTCTGGGTCTTCTGGTCAGATCCCCCCTCGTATATCAACAATATATTTAGAGCATGTGGAAGACTTCTGCTGAACGGCTCCGAGATTACACAGGTGCTTATATATAAGTACGTGGAGAATGGCTTTCTATCATGGCTTACGCTCAACATCCGATCTTTGTGCACAACGGCTAACGCCACCTGCGGAAGCTACTCACTTGGAAATCCAGTGGCTGTTGTCGTTCCATCGCCCAACAAGTACTACCCTGGCATAGAAACCATTGTAGCATCAAAATGGGTTCAGCAGGGAGATAACTTTTGCATTGAATTTACGTGGATGCCAAAAGAGAAAGGGATCTATACAATAGCAATATTCGCTAAGAATACCATCGGCATATCGCATCCTTATGACAAAGATAGATTTAAAGACTATGTCCCGATACTTGAGTACACGGTAAATATCCCTTAGCATGAAGAAGAGCAGATTCCTTATGATCTAATCCAATAGTTATAGTAGAAACACTGAGACTAATATATAGGGTATGTCTATTTCTCATTCAATCTTTTCTCATTGCTTCGCAACGATATATCTGAAGAGATATGAAACAATAAGAAAAGAGTGAAAGATGAGAAAGGGCTGAGGT
It includes:
- a CDS encoding CAP domain-containing protein is translated as MNNVIHCLDDSINDVIIIFMQPAILNFVKESSYTRSVDGFLVKFGTLVSMLEDTASIFKVNANDLLTRVLACAEISEALRPLAKYADDVKRLVSIDPRHKKLYPYLPLIYSYLSRLPPTSIELDLIRPSMSELEKEKTTQSLTKPFIVSEQKPVREKEEKTLEPSEREIKVEVSRSKPEVAQQGFGYLAKKRGVSRLKVAAFMSLIILAILISYASGIEPVKDCIDTAGRFLVSELSNVWRKPTLLDIKLNVLNELNKIRAAYNLPPVQLLNLSIAQYRADDMVRNAYYGHCDLNRVPTTYYYTLLGGAYAMEENIGYVGKCLFPPLRPADIYASDAMNYALDILNEMVYNDASSFWGHRDSLLDPTNNYVDIGVAWGKGIFIIVLQMNKVWVFWSDPPSYINNIFRACGRLLLNGSEITQVLIYKYVENGFLSWLTLNIRSLCTTANATCGSYSLGNPVAVVVPSPNKYYPGIETIVASKWVQQGDNFCIEFTWMPKEKGIYTIAIFAKNTIGISHPYDKDRFKDYVPILEYTVNIP